One genomic region from Nocardia vinacea encodes:
- a CDS encoding proline dehydrogenase family protein: MAISGLLRPAMLAASRSPRMERTVTRMSTTKKLVDRFVAGESEPNAVAAVENLLSSGRYITVDYLGEDTTDIEQARNTVTHYLSLLSLLTLLRDSGTVGPLEVSLKLSALGQSLPADGHAIAHEHAHQICTAAADAGVLVTIDAEDHTTTDSTLSIVRELRADFPSLGTVLQAYLRRTEADCRDFSGPGSRIRLCKGAYREPASVAYQGRAEVDQSYLDCLRVLMNGDGYPMVATHDPALIEAAEVFATATRRSSDDFEFQMLYGIRDAEQRRLVREERHVRVYVPYGDQWYGYFMRRLAERPANVAFFLRSLRPGSQR; this comes from the coding sequence ATGGCCATTTCCGGTCTGCTTCGCCCCGCCATGCTGGCCGCCTCACGCTCGCCGCGCATGGAGCGCACCGTCACCCGCATGTCGACCACCAAGAAGCTGGTGGACCGCTTCGTCGCCGGTGAATCCGAGCCGAATGCGGTTGCGGCCGTGGAGAATCTGCTGAGTTCGGGTCGCTATATCACCGTCGACTACCTCGGCGAGGACACCACCGATATCGAGCAGGCACGCAATACGGTGACGCATTATCTGTCGCTGCTGTCGCTGCTCACATTGCTGCGTGACTCAGGAACCGTTGGGCCGCTGGAGGTTTCGCTCAAGCTCTCGGCGCTCGGGCAATCCTTGCCCGCGGACGGTCATGCGATCGCCCACGAGCACGCGCACCAGATCTGTACCGCCGCAGCGGATGCGGGCGTGCTGGTCACCATCGACGCCGAGGATCACACGACCACCGATTCGACCCTCTCGATCGTGCGGGAGTTGCGCGCCGACTTCCCGTCGCTCGGCACCGTCCTGCAGGCCTATCTGCGACGCACCGAGGCCGACTGCCGAGACTTTTCCGGTCCGGGCTCGCGAATTCGCCTGTGCAAGGGCGCATATCGCGAACCCGCGTCGGTGGCGTATCAGGGCCGGGCCGAGGTCGACCAGTCCTATCTGGACTGTCTGCGGGTGCTGATGAACGGTGACGGCTATCCGATGGTCGCCACCCACGATCCGGCACTCATCGAGGCCGCCGAGGTATTCGCCACTGCAACCCGGCGCAGCTCCGACGATTTCGAGTTCCAGATGCTCTACGGCATCCGCGACGCCGAACAGCGCCGACTCGTCCGCGAAGAGCGCCACGTTCGGGTCTATGTGCCCTATGGCGATCAGTGGTACGGCTACTTCATGCGCCGACTCGCCGAACGCCCGGCCAATGTGGCGTTCTTCCTGCGCTCGCT